DNA from Desulfarculus baarsii DSM 2075:
TGGAGGCCAGGCATCTGCTGGCCTCGGGCCAGACCCGCGACGTGGAGTTGCACCACGGCCCGGTCAGCCATGGGGCTAGCCTATACGTTTATGTGATCATCCACGACATCACCGCGCGCAAGCGGGCCGAGTTGGCCCTGCGCCACAGCGAGGAGCGCCTGGAATTGGCCCTGAAGGGGGCCGGCATGGCCATGTGGGATCACAACCTGCAAAGCGGCGAGATTTTCGTCGACGAACGGATCCAAGACCTGCTGGGCCACAACTACGCCGATGTGGGCCACGACGCCAAATTTTTCTGGAGCTTGGTTCTTCCCGAGGACGCGCCGCTCATGCGCCAAGCCATCGACCAGAACCTGACCGGCCAGTCGGACTCGCTTTCGTGCGAGCTGCGCCTGCGGGCCGCCGGCGGCGATTACCGCTGGGTCCAGGTCACGGGCCGGGTGGTCGCCCGCGACGAGGCGGGCAAACCCAGCCGCATGGCCGGCACGCTCCTGGACATCAGCCGCCGCAAAAGCGCCGAGCAGGAGCGCGAACGGCTCATCGCCGAGTTGCAAACGGCCCTGGCCCAGGTGCGCACGCTCTCGGGCTTGCTGCCCATTTGCAGCCACTGCAAGAAGATCCGCGACGACCAGGGCTATTGGAACCAACTGGAGGCCTACGTGGCCCGCCATTCCAACGCCGAGTTCACCCACAGCATCTGCCCCGAGTGCGCGGCCAAGCTCTACCCCGAGATCTACGCCCGCAAACGCGGCGACCAGGCCGAAAAGCCCTAGTCGGCCCGCACGCCGCGCTCCTGGCGGGGCACGCCCTGGGCGTCGAGCCAGCTTTCATAGCCGGCCATCTTGGCCAGGGCCTTGACCGCCCGCTCGGGCGTCTGGAAGAAAACGCCCTTGAAGGTCGCGCCGGCGATCTCGACGACGGTTTTGTCGTTGGGGTCGGCGTCCAGGCTCACGCCGATGACCGGCTTGTTGGCCCGCTCCATGGCCCGGACGATGTGCTCGACGTAGCCCCGCTCGATCTCGCGCAAAATCTGGCGGCCCTGGCCGAGGTATTGCCGGTCGCAGTCGGGGTTGGTGGCCAGGGTGGCGTCGATGAGCCGCTGGGCCATGGCCTTGCGGCCCATGATGCCCAGGTGGATCACCGCGTCGCAGCCGTCCCAGTCCAGCAGCATGTCCAGGATGGTCATGGGCAGCTTTTCGTCGGGCTCGCCCACCAGGTCCACCGGGTTGGCCCGGCTCCAATAGGGCGGCAGGAGCTTGTCGATCTCGGCGATGATCGCCGGGGACAGCTCGGCCACTTCCAGGCCGTATTCGCTGCACAGGTCGGAGGTGACCACGCCCCAGCCGCCGCCCAGGGTGACGATGGCCACGCGGCGGCCGGCCGGCAGGGGCAGCGAGGCGAAGGCCGCCGAAAGATCGAGCATGTCCATGGGTTGATCGGCCAAGACCACGCCGGCCTGGCGGCAGGCGGCCTCGAAGACGCGGTTGTTGGAGGCCAGGGCCCCGGTGTGGCTGGCGGCGGCCTTGCCGCCGATGGCCGTGCGGCCGCCCTTGAGCGCCACCACGGGCTTGCGTCGGCTGAGCCGGCTGGCCGACTGGAAAAACCGCCGGCCGTCCTTGACGCTCTCCAGATAGAGCAGCACCGTTTTGGTCAGCTTGTCGGCCTCGAAGCCGTCGAGGGCGTCCTCCACCGTGAGCATGGCCTCGTTGCCCGAGCCGGCGAAGGCGCGGATGCCGATGCCCTGATCCTCGGCGAAAAACAAAAGCTGCACGCCCATGTTGCCCGACTGGGCCACGAAGGCCGTGGCCCCCGGCGCTGGCCGCGCCCCGGCCCCGCTGCAATAGAACTTGTGGTGGGGGTTGCACAGGCCCATGGTGTTGGGGCCCAGGATGAGGATGCCGGCCTCCCGGGCCGCGCGCACCAGTTCGTCCTGCATGGCCTGGCCCTCGGGGCCGACCTCGGCGAAGCCCGAAGACACCAGCACCACGCTGGTCACGCCCTTTTGCTTCAGCTCGGGGATCAGGGCCAAGACCTTGGCCGCCGGCACCGTGACCACGGCCAGGTCCACCGGCTCGGCGATGTCCAGCACCGATTTATGCACCGGTCGGCCGGCGATGACTCCGCCCTTGGGGTTGACCAGATGCACCTGGCCGGGGAAGCCGCCGTGCAGGGTGTCGGTGAAGAGGCGGTTGCCCCACTTGCCAAAGACGTCGGAAGCGCCGATGTAGGCCACGCTGTTGGGGTGGAACAGGGCGGCCATGGCCGCCGGCGACACCGGCGGGCGGGCCTCGCTCCGGCGTACGGCCTGGCCCAGGACGATCAGGGCGTCCACGGCGCGGACCTGGCCATCGGGCGAGACCAAAAGCGGGTTTATGTCGATCTCGCGCACGCGGGGTTCGTCCATGGCCAGGCGCGACAGGCCCACCAGGGCCGCGGCCAATTGCTGGCGATCGGCGGCGGCCTCGCCACGGAAGGGCCCCAGCAAGGCCCGTGAGCGCAGTTCGTCGATCATCGACAGGGCCTGGGCCTGGTCGATGGGCGCGATGCGAAAGACCGCGTCGTCCAGCGCCTCGGTGAACACGCCACCCAGGCCGAACATCACCACCGGCCCGAACTGGTCGTCGGTCAACAGCCCCGCCACGAACTCGCGGCGGCCGGCCACCTGGGGTTGCAGCAAAAAGCCTTCCAGGTCGGCCCCGGCCGTGGCGGCCATCGCGGCGGCGGCCTGGCGCACGGCCTCGGCGCTGGTCAGGCCAAGACGCACCAGGCCCAACTCGGATTTGTGGGTCAGCTTGGCCCCCAGGCCCTTGAGCACCACCGGCCAGCCCATGGCCTGGGCGATCGCGGCGGCCTGATCGGCGTCGGCGGCCCGGCGCTCCTCGACCACCGGCACGCCATATTGGGCCAGGACGCGCTTGGAATCGGCCTCGGAAAGGGCGTGTTGCCCCGCGGCGATTGCCTTGTCGATCAACTCCGTGGCGCTCATGCTGGCCTCCCATACTCTGAAAGATGATTCATTATTCAGTAATAAAGCGTCGCGCGCCATGGTCGCGGCCCAAATGCGGCTGGCCGCCGGGCGCGGATATTTGTAACATTGTTCTTCGCGCAGACTTATGTTTACCAAAGTTTGGCCGTCTTGTCTGCCCATGGGCGGCGCGTTTTTTGGCCCATGGTGCGTTGACGGGCCTGTAAAATATGGCATACTGGGCGCGGAGGGGCGACATGAAAACGAAAATGCTTTTGTATTTCCGCTTGTTGGTAATGATTGCGTTGACGCTGGCCACGCCGGCCTGCCAGTTGGAGGAGCCCCTCAGCCCCGAGGCCCAGCGTTTCAAGGACGCGGTGCGCGGCCAACTGGCCATGCTGGAGCCCGGCGTGGTCAAGGGCCTGGCGGCCGATGACGAAGCCGCCGTGGACGAGGCGCTAATGGCCTATTTCGGCCAGACGCCGTGGCTCGAGGAGCCCTGCTCGTATTCGGTGCATGTGGTCAACGGCCAGCACCTCTACGTGGCCGGCCGCTGGCATGCGCCCGGCAGCCAGAGCGCGGCCTCGGTCAAAAAAGAGTGGGTGCGCTACTCCAACTTCAAGGACATCTTCGAC
Protein-coding regions in this window:
- a CDS encoding PAS domain-containing protein, with product MQDSTVEMERLRARVRELEGQLARAGGPGGGPMDAIGKRMAVFEAILQRAPYGVVIKDADMRFRLVNQRYCELLGLSREELLGKNSAELFPPELARGFDEEDRRVMETQEPLSRTSSVFFGGRHRWLRVHKSPIVDANGLVYGVLAAVMDVTERQVYKLALEESQRRYHQLFETNCAMKMIIDPADGSILDVNQAACAFYGYPRYVLLTMNVGDLCADGRREALERVRRLAEGCPLPLEARHLLASGQTRDVELHHGPVSHGASLYVYVIIHDITARKRAELALRHSEERLELALKGAGMAMWDHNLQSGEIFVDERIQDLLGHNYADVGHDAKFFWSLVLPEDAPLMRQAIDQNLTGQSDSLSCELRLRAAGGDYRWVQVTGRVVARDEAGKPSRMAGTLLDISRRKSAEQERERLIAELQTALAQVRTLSGLLPICSHCKKIRDDQGYWNQLEAYVARHSNAEFTHSICPECAAKLYPEIYARKRGDQAEKP
- a CDS encoding acetate--CoA ligase family protein, giving the protein MSATELIDKAIAAGQHALSEADSKRVLAQYGVPVVEERRAADADQAAAIAQAMGWPVVLKGLGAKLTHKSELGLVRLGLTSAEAVRQAAAAMAATAGADLEGFLLQPQVAGRREFVAGLLTDDQFGPVVMFGLGGVFTEALDDAVFRIAPIDQAQALSMIDELRSRALLGPFRGEAAADRQQLAAALVGLSRLAMDEPRVREIDINPLLVSPDGQVRAVDALIVLGQAVRRSEARPPVSPAAMAALFHPNSVAYIGASDVFGKWGNRLFTDTLHGGFPGQVHLVNPKGGVIAGRPVHKSVLDIAEPVDLAVVTVPAAKVLALIPELKQKGVTSVVLVSSGFAEVGPEGQAMQDELVRAAREAGILILGPNTMGLCNPHHKFYCSGAGARPAPGATAFVAQSGNMGVQLLFFAEDQGIGIRAFAGSGNEAMLTVEDALDGFEADKLTKTVLLYLESVKDGRRFFQSASRLSRRKPVVALKGGRTAIGGKAAASHTGALASNNRVFEAACRQAGVVLADQPMDMLDLSAAFASLPLPAGRRVAIVTLGGGWGVVTSDLCSEYGLEVAELSPAIIAEIDKLLPPYWSRANPVDLVGEPDEKLPMTILDMLLDWDGCDAVIHLGIMGRKAMAQRLIDATLATNPDCDRQYLGQGRQILREIERGYVEHIVRAMERANKPVIGVSLDADPNDKTVVEIAGATFKGVFFQTPERAVKALAKMAGYESWLDAQGVPRQERGVRAD